The Dyadobacter subterraneus genome window below encodes:
- a CDS encoding alpha/beta fold hydrolase, whose amino-acid sequence MNVYFLSGLGADKRVFDKLKLDDRYAVHYIEWISPKRKEPLHDYAQRLIAQMDTTKPFQLVGLSFGGIMATEIAEIVRPEQVILISSTPTSIPVSKFNRGLIKFLLASPFAAPILKSTNKYTYKYFGADTPELKTLLKQILHDTDSKFLKWALIRMSQWKHPDKIENLYHIHGSADRLIPLKIVKPDVIIEGGGHLMVYKEHEEISKILNQQLAKKFK is encoded by the coding sequence ATGAACGTCTATTTTCTAAGTGGTTTAGGCGCAGATAAACGTGTTTTTGACAAATTGAAACTGGATGATCGTTATGCTGTTCATTACATTGAATGGATTTCACCTAAAAGAAAAGAGCCTCTGCATGATTATGCTCAAAGACTAATCGCCCAAATGGATACTACCAAACCATTTCAATTAGTCGGACTTTCTTTTGGTGGTATCATGGCCACAGAAATTGCTGAGATTGTTCGTCCTGAGCAGGTTATACTTATTTCAAGTACGCCAACAAGTATTCCGGTTTCAAAATTTAATCGTGGCTTGATTAAATTTCTCCTGGCCAGTCCATTCGCTGCACCTATATTGAAATCTACAAATAAGTATACCTACAAATATTTTGGTGCTGATACGCCGGAGTTGAAAACACTTTTAAAACAAATCCTTCACGATACGGATAGCAAATTTCTAAAATGGGCTTTGATCCGCATGAGTCAATGGAAACACCCGGACAAAATTGAAAATCTGTATCACATCCACGGTTCTGCCGACCGTCTGATTCCTTTGAAAATTGTAAAACCTGACGTCATTATTGAAGGCGGCGGACACTTGATGGTTTACAAAGAGCACGAAGAAATTTCAAAAATTCTTAATCAGCAGCTCGCAAAAAAATTCAAATAA